tctctctctctctttctctctctctctctctctctctctatctttctttctctttctctctttctctctttctttctctctctatctttctttcttctctctctctctctctctctctttctcatctttctttctctttctctctctttctctctctttctctttctctctctatctttctttctctctctctctctctctctctctctctctctctctttctctttctctctctctctctctctctctctctttctctctctatctttctttctctttctctctctttctctctctttctctttctctctctctctctctctctctctctctctctctctctctctctctctctctttctctctctatctttctttctctttctctctctctctctttctctctatctttctttctctttctctctctatctttctttctctatctctctctctcttctctcttcttcttctcttctatctctatctttctttctctctctctctctctctctctctctttctctctatctttcttctctttctctctcttttctctctctttctctttctctatctttctttctctctttctctctctctctctctcttctttcttctttctctttctctttctctctctatctttctttcttctctttctctcttctttctctctatctttctttctctctttctctctttctcttttctctatcttatctttctcttctctctttctcttctttctctctatctttctttctctttctctctctctctctctctctctctctttctctctctatctttctttctctgtctctctctctctctctctctctctctctctctctctttctctctctatctttctttctctctctctctctctctgtctctctctctctctctgtcgcttttAATaataaattaacagtaaacattacactcacagaagttaaaAATAATAgatatttcaaatgtcattatgtctatatacagtgatgtAATGCAAATGGTtaatgtacaaaagggaaaataaataacataaatatgggttgtatttagaaTGGTAAATATTCctgttgtgatggcacactgtggtatttcacccaatatatACGTTTATCAAAATTTgaattgtttttgaattctttgtgggtctgtgtaatctgagggaaatatgtgtctctaatatgttcatacattgggcaggaggttaggaagtgcagctcagtttccacctcattttgtgggcagtgagcacgtagcctgtcttctcttgaaagccatatctgcctacggcggcctttctcaatagcaaggctatgctcactgagtctgtacatagtcaaagctttccttaagtttgggtcagtcacagtggtcaggtattctgccactgtgtactctctgtttagggccaactagcattctagtttgctctgtttttttgttaattctttctaatgtgtcaagtaattatctttttgttttctcatgatttggttgggtctaattgtgctgctgtcctggggctctgtagggtgtgtttgtgtttgtgagagcCCCAGGACCAACTTGCTGagtggactcttctccaggttcatttctctgtaggtgatggctttgttgtggaaggtttgggcaTCGCTTCCTttaaggtggttgtagaatttaacggctcttttctgaattttgataatttgtgaattcttggttggtgagcggaccccagacctcacaaccataaaggggtGTTATAACTGATTCCAGTATTTTTTGCAATATCCTAATTGGTATTTCgaattttattttgtattatttttttaaattttaaccccttttttctccccaatttcgtggtatccaattgttaagtagctactatcttgtctcatcgctacaactcagcagaggcgaaggtcgaaagtcatgcgtcctctgaaacacaacccaaccaagccgcactgcttcttaacacagcgcgcatccaacccggaagccagccgcaccaatgtgtcggaggaatcaccgtgcacctggcgaccttggttagcgtgcactgcgcccggcccgccacaggggtcgctggtgcgtgatgagacaagtttatccctaccggccaaaccctccctaacccggacgacgctaggccaattgtgcgtcgcctcatggacctcctggtcgcggccggttgcgacagagcctatgtctctggtggcacagctagcgctgcgatgcagtgcctagactgcgccacccgggaggccctggtatgttgaattttatgttcctattgatggcatagaaggctctTCTAGCCTTGTCTCTcaaatcgttcacagctttgtggaagttacttaTGGCgctgatctgtctctctctctgtttaacctttatttaactagtcagttaagaacaaattcttatttacaatgacggcctacaccggccaaacccggactgtgcgccgtcctatgggactcccaatcactgccggttgtgatacagcctggaatcgaaccagggtctgtagtgacgcctctagcactgagatgctgtgccttagactaCTGTGCCACATACATAGAAACAATCAGAGACACTGACTGCCGTACATAGATATGTACTTTTCCAGACTACACTTGTTCCGTTCCGTAGGGGAgtgtctctgtggtgtgtgtgtgtgtgtgtgtgtgtgtgtgtgtgtctatgtcgtgtgtgtgtgtgtgtgtttacacttCACAGGCAGAGGTAGCGCAAATCTCTGGAGTCTGTTCTCTGTTAGATCATTAAAGagaggactaacacacacacacacacacacacacacacacacacacacacacacacatcttgtgTTTCTCTTTACTTCCTACATCAAGGGCATCTTCAAAGACTTACTGCAGATGTAAATATGAGTTTCCATGAGAAGGAATCTCATTCTGTTTAAAACAGTTCGCTTTGTGTTTGGACGTATCCGTACTGCAAAATAAATTGTTTTTGTAAATCACATTGTTTGTTGCTGCAAAATCCTTGCTCTCTTCTGCGGTAATGTTCAATGGATTATAGATAGTTCCATATGACTTCATACCCTGTAACTCTTATGTCTGTGGAGTAACAACGTGATACACAGCAGTACTACACAGACTAGAGGGAAAAGTGTGACcaatccctctcttctccctctcttccctctccctctcttctccccccctctctctctctctctctctctctccctctctctccctctctcgctttctctctctctctctctctctctctctctctctctctctctctctctctctctctctctctctctctctctctctctctctctctctctctctctctctcctctctccctctctccctctctctcttccctctccctctccctctccccctctctctctctctctctctctctctctctcgctctcgctctcgctctcgctctctcaattcaagggctttattggcatgggaaacatatgttaacattgccaaagcaagtgaagtagataataaacgaaagttaaataaacaataaaattaacagtaaacatttcactcacagaagttccaaaataataaagacatttcaaatgtcatattatgtctatatagagtgttgtaacgatgtgcaaatagtctctctgtctctgtatcagtcTTTCTACAGATAGGTTGAATGGTGGAACTGACTGTGGTGAGTGGGAGGATGGTGACCTTCACTGTGATCCTGCAGATGAGTGTGGTGTGAATGAGTTCTTCAGTCCTGTCAGGAGTGTGAGTCTGGCGGCTGGACAGACAGAAACCATAGAGCTCCACTACCTGCCCTTCCACCTGGGGAAAAGACACTGCTCCGTCCTGCTAGTCAGCCAGCAGGTatacagggctgtgtgtgtgtgtgtgtgtgtgtgtgtgtgtgtgtgtgtgtgtgtgtcatgatcTAGGTGTTCCTTCCAGGTGCTGTGTGTTTAAATCTAGCTTGGATAATGTGTGTTGTTgattataggtgtgtgtgtgtgttttgtcggtGTAGGTTGGTGAGCAGGTGTATCTTGTGGAGGGGACAGCAGAtcttcccctgtcctcccctctgaCCACAAAGCCCAGTCCTAATGTAGTCCATGTTAGCAGCGCCACCTCTGGTGAGTATTGGTACTGAACACGTCTGCAGAGTCATGATGACTGTCGCAGGTTCGAACCCCTGAGCTGACTacgtgaaaaatctgtcgatgtggtGCTGATCCCAGGCTTGTGTGTGTTTCCGTATGCCCTGTGTGTCTGCTAGATGGTGCTGATCCCAGGCCTGCGGTGAACCTGCGTTGCGGCGTGGGCAGCACCCTGGATGAGGTGGTGTGTGTCCCCCTGGTTAACGGGCTGTGGGAGCGGGCGCTGGCCACCGTGGGGCAGCAGAGGATGAGCCCTGTGGAGAAGAAGAGGCGCAgcctcacacacactctggacagcaGCACCGTCCGGGCCGGGGTGGCGGCCGCTGCACTCACCACCTCAcaggtagacagtagacacacacacagatacacacacacacagagacagacacacacacagagacagacacacacaggtagacagtagacacacacacagagacagacacacacagacacaggtagacagtagacacacacacagagacagacacacacacacacagacacacacacaggtagacagtagacacacacacagagacagagacacacacaggtagacagtagacacacacacagagacagagacagacacacacagacatacacacacaggtagacagtagacacacacacagagacagagacagacacacacagacacacacacacaggtagacagtagacacacacacagagacagacacagaggtagacagtagacacacacacagagacagagacagacacacacagacacaggtagacagtagacacacacacagagacagagacagacacacacagacacacacacacaggtagacagtagacacacacacagagacagagacagacacacacagacacacacacaggtagacagtagacacacacacagatacacacacacacagagacagacacacacacagagacagacacacacaggtagacagtagacacacacacagagacagacacacacacacagacacacacacagagacagagacacacacaggtagacagtagacacacacacagagacagagacagacacacacagacacacacacacacaggtagacagtagacacacacacagagacagagacagacacacacagacacacacacacaggtagacagtagacacacacacagagacagacacagaggtagacagtagacacacacacagagacagagacagacacacacagacacaggtagacagtagacacacacacagagacagagacagacacacacagacacacacacaggtagacagtagacacacacacagagacagagacagacacacacagacacacacacaggtagacagtagacacacacacagagacagagacagacacacacagacacacacacacaggtagacagtagacacacacacagagacagacacacacacaggtagacagtagacacatacacacagacagacacacacacactggacagctctttctctctctctgtctctctctctctctctctctctctctctctctctctctctctctcgctctctctttgtcctcctggtctcctgtctgtccctgctggtccctggtccagtctgaccgtctctctcctctcctccagtccctcctggtccctggtccagtctgaccatctctctcctctcctccagtccctcctggtccctggtccagtctgactgtctctctcctctcctccagtccctcctggtccagtccagtctgaccgtctctctcctctcccccagtccctgctggtccctggtccagtctgaccgtctctctcctctcctccagtccctgctggtccctggtccagtccagtcccaggtggtagagtacagtctgaccgtctctctcctctcctccagtccctgCTGGTCCCTGATCCAGTCCAGTCCCaggtggtagagtccagtctgaccgtctctctcctctcctccagtccctgctggtccctggtccagtctgaccatctctctcctctcctccagtccctcctggtccctggtccagtctgaccgtctctctcctctactctagtCCCTCCTCGTCCAGTCCAGTCtgaccgtctctctcctctcccccagtccctgctggtccctggtccagtctgaccgtctctctcctctcctccagtccctgctggtccctggtccagtctgaccgtctctctcctctcctccagtccctgctggtccctggtccagtccagtcccaggtggtagagtacagtctgaccgtctctctcctctcctccagtccctgCTGGTCCCTGATCCAGTCCAGTCCCaggtggtagagtccagtctgaccgtctctctcctctcatccagtccctgctggtccctggtccagtccagtccctgctggtccctggtccagtctgaccgtctctctcctctcctccagtccttgCTGGTCCCTGGTCCAGTCCCAGGTGGTAGAGTACAGTCtgaccgtctctctcctctcctccagtccctgctggtccctggtccagtctgaccgtctctctcctctcctccagtccttgctggtccctggtccagtctgacagtccctcctctcctccagtccctgCTGGTCctggtccagtccagtcccaggtggtagagtacagtctgaccgtctctctcctctcctccagtccctgctggtccctggtccagtccagtcccaggtggtagagtacagtctgaccgtctctctcctctcctccagtccctgctggtccctggtccagtccagtcccaggtggtagagtacagtctgaccgtctctctcctctcctccagtccctgctggtccctggtccagtctgaccgtctctctcctctcctccagtccctgctggtccctggtccagtccagtcccaggtggtagagtacagtctgaccgtctctctcctctcctccagtccctgctggtccctggtccagtctgaccgtctctctcctctcctccagtccttgctggtccctggtccagtctgaccgtctctctcctctcctccagtccctgctggtccctggtccagtccagtcccaggtggtagagtacagtctgaccgtctctctcctctcctccagtccctgCTGGTCCCTGGTTCAGTCCAGTCCCAGGTGGTAGAGTACAGTCtgaccgtctctctcctctcctccagtccctgctggtccctggtccagtccagtcccaggtggtagagtacagtctgaccgtctctctcctctcctccagtccctgctggtccctggtccagtctgaccgtctctctcctctcctccagtccctgctggtccctggtccagtccagtcccagGTGGTAGAGTACAGTGTGGATGTCTCTCTCCCGGAACACTTCCTCCTGCCTCATACCATCACTCTGCCTGTGGCCAGGGACGCACAGGTCACACaggacaaccacacacacacacacacacacacacacacacacacacacacacacacacacacacacacacacacacacacacacacacacagacatacatacactcctatccccctcccttctctgtcCAGACTCTGAGGTGGTGATGGTACCACTGAGGTTCCATGCCCACGTGGCCGGTCGGTTCCGGTGCCAGCTGGTTCTGCAGTCGTGGCGTGACATCAGAGTCTACCTGCTGGAAGCCGTGGTTACCGCAGAGGGAGACCATGCCCAGCTAGAGTTCACCACGCCCGCTCACCTGTCTGTCACTCAGGACATCCCTCTGGTAggtggaggagtaggaggaggagaggaggaggaggagggacaggagagaggggaaggaggggagaggtagaggagggacaggggaggggaaggtgttggttgtgtgtgttggttgtgtgtgtgtgttgggtgtatgttgtgtgtttatgtgttgggtgtgtgttgggtgtatgttgtgtgtatgtgtgtgctgggtgtatgtgtgttgggtgtatgtgtgttgggtgtatgtgtgttgggtgtatgtgtgttgggtgtatgtatgttgtgtgtatgtatgttgtgtgtatgtgtgtgctgggtgtatgtgtgttgggtgtatgtgtgttgggtgtatgtgtgttgggtgtgtgttgtgtgtatgtgtgtgttgggtgtgtgtgtatgttatgtgtgtgtatgttgggtgtgtgtgttgggtgtgtatgtgttgggtgtatgttgtgtgtgttgggtgtgtgtgtgtgtatgttgtgtgtgttgggtgtgtgttgtgtatgttgtgtgtatgtgtatattgggtgtgtgttgtgtgtttgtgtatgttgggtgtgtgtgtgtgtgtgggggggggggggggggcttgtatTACAATCCTCGTGGTACTGTAAATCCCCAGAAGGAGAATAAAACAAGGAACATTCTCCCTGGTGGGGACATCTCCCAGGTCCACATGAGGAcaaagggttaggggttggggttagggtatggggttgggttaggggttagggtatggggttaggggttgggttagggtctaggggttgggggttagggttagggattagggttaggagttgggttaggggttagggttgggggttatggttaagggttaggggttggggttagggttggggttaagggttggggttaggggttgggttggaggttggggttagggttagggttaggggttgggttgGGGGTATGGGGTTGGGGAAAATAGGATGTGTGTGTCTCATCTTTCCTGTATTCTCTCCAGATCAATGAGAGCAGACAGGACTGGCGTCTGCGAGGCTTGGTTAGTGGCTGTGGCTTCTACGGCCCTCCTGTGGTGTACATACGGGCCGGGAGAAGACCTGTTACCCCTTACCTTTAGACCCACCACACAGAGCATCGTCACGGTAATACACTcatccccctgctcctcctcttcctcctcctgtttccctgtcttctctctgtccttccttacCCTCTCCCTTCACTTTTTCacaaggggagagacagagagagagagagagagagggagacatagatagatgggcagggagagggagagagatgtggatagtgagagagagagggagagagggagagagagagagggagagatagagagaaggacagggagagggagagagatgtggagagagagagcgagagagagagaaagtgggggagagagagagagagtggggagagagagggtgggggagagaggtgggagagagagagggagagagtggggagagagagagggggaggagagagtgggggagagagaggtaggggagagagagagagagggagagagagggagagagtggagggagagagagtgggggggagagagagagagagagagagagaggaggagagagagaggggggaggagagagagagagtgagagaggaggagcgagagagagtgggggagagagagggggagagaggaggagcgagagagagtggggagagagagagagagagagggggagagggagagagtgggggagagatagagaggggagagtggggggagatagagggggagagggagagagtggggggagagagagagagagtgggggagaggagagagagagagaggggggagagaggaggagcgagagagagtggggagagagagagagtggggagtgggggagagagagagtgggggagagagtgggggagaggggagagtgggggagaggagtggggagagagagtgggggagagagtggggggggagagagtgggggagagagagtgggggagagggagagagtgggggagaggattACCAGGATTAGCAGCAATACTCCCTCCCTGCATGAAGGCGACTGAGGAGACAGGAATCCTCCTGGCTAGTTTTACCTCCATCTGTCCTGGGTTCAGTTCCCTCAGGTATTACAGTCACATACTGAAACTGTACCCACTTATCTGGGTATAAGGTCTGCTAAGTGGAATACACTATATTATCATGCTAACAGCTCCACTTGCTGTCAACTTGGTTGATGTATCATTTTCCTGTCAGCCTTCATTTTTAAACCACGTTGAGGTCAGGTAATGAGTGATGAATCATTGGACATTTAATCTACACTTGTACCTTTTGGCTGTAGAAGGAGAGAGTCTATATCTGTGTCTATTGTTCCTTCGTGTATCTCAGCAACTGAGGTAGAGCTGACAGTTGATAGCTTTGTTTTGTTCACAGTCTGGATTGATACATGACACAgcatctctatctatctctctatctctctctgtctctctctccctctcccctcgctctctctcccgctcccccatcgatctctctctctgtttctcactctctctctctctctctctctctctctctctctctctctctctctctctctctctctctctctctctctctctctttccctctccctctccctctctatctctctctctcccctctccctctctatctctctctcttctctctctctctctctctctctcctctctctctctctctctttctctctctcttccctctctctctctatctctctctctcttccctctccctctctctctctctctctctcttctcctctccctctccctctctatctctctctctcttcccctctccccctctctatctctctctctcttcccctctcccctctctatctctctctctctttcccccacctctctctttgtctctctctctgctgggccTGATAAGCCCATTGTAAAGCAGTCTCTCTTTGTTTCCCCAACCTCTGGAAACTAAAGAAATATGACCTTATTTGATTGgtctgtgttagtgtgtctgtgacAGTCTGCATATGTAGGTGTTTCTGTCTGTCCTCGTGGGTCTGTGACAGTCTACATATGTAGGTGTTTCTGTCTGTCCTTGTGGGTCTGTGACAGTCTGCATATGTAGGTGTTTCTGTCTGTCCTCGTGGGTCTGTGACAGTCTACATATGTAGGTGTTTCTGTCTGTCCTCGTGGGTCTGTGACAGTCTACATATGTAGGTGTTTCTGTCTATCCTCGTGGGTCTGTGACAGTCTACATATGTAGGTGTTTCTGTCTGTCCTCGTGGGTCTGTGACAGTCTACATATGTAGGTGTTTCTGTCTGTCCTCGTGGGTCTGTGACAGTCTGCATATGTAGGTGTTTCTGTCTATCCTCGTGGGTCTGTGACAGTCTACATATGTAGGTGTTTCTGTCTATCCTCGTGGGTCTGTGACAGTCTACATATGTAGGTGTTTCTGTCTGTCCTCGTGGGTCTGTGACAGTCTACATATGTAGGTGTTTCTGTCTGTCATCGTGGGTCTGTGACAGTCTACATATGTAGGTATTTCTGTCTGTCCTCATGGGTCTGTGACAGTCTACATATGTAGGTGTTTCTGTCTATCCTCGTGGGTCTGTGACAGTCTACATATGTAGGTGTTTCTGTCTGTCCTCGTGGGCCTGTGACAGTCTACATATGTAGGTGTTTCTGTCTGTCCTCGTGGGCCTGTGACAGTCTACATATGTAGGTGTTTCTGTCTGTGCCTTTGCCATCTTTGTGTCTCTGTCTTtactttgtttgtgtgtgttcctgtctgtgtgtgtgttcctgtctgtgtgtgtgttcctgtctgtgtgtgtgtgtgtgtgtgtgtgtgtgtgtgtgtgtgtgtgtgtgtgttcctgtctgtgtgtgtgtgtgtgtgtgtgttcctgtctgtgtgtgtgtgtttgtgtgttcctgtctgtgtgtgtgttcctgtctctgtgtgtgttcctgtctgtgtgtgtgtgtgtgtggtcctgtctgtgtgtgtgtgtgttcatgtctgtgtgtgtgtctgtgtgtgtgttcctgtctgtgtgtgtgttcctgtctgtgtgtgtgtgtgtgtgtgtgtgttcctgtctgtgtgtgtgtgtgtgtgtgtgtgttcctgtctgtgtgtctgtgtgtgtgtgttcctgtctgtgtgtctgtgtgtgtgttcctgtctgtctgtgtgtgtgtgtgtgttcctgtctgtgtgtgtgttcctgtctgtgtgtgtgttcctgtctgtgtgtgtgtgtgtgttcctgtctgtgtgtgtgtgtgttcctgtctgtctgtgtgtgtgtgtgtgtgtgtgtgtgtgtgttcctgtctgtgtgtctgtgtatgtgttcctgtctgtgtgtgtgtgtgttcctgtctgtttgtgtgtgtgtgtgttcctgtctgtatctgtgtgtgtgtgtgttcctgtctgtgtgtgtttttaggGCAGGCTGTCCTTGCTGAATGACACAGATGGGACGGATCACAGCTTCACcctgagaggggtgggggagcgGTCCCTACCCCTGGACCACGTGGTGATACACTGCTCTGTCAGACAGGTCACACACAGCACCCTGCAGGTCCCCAACTACAGCCAGCACCCcctcacctgtcaggtagatacactattactatagtactactacacACAGCACCTTGCAGGTCCCCAactacagccacacacacagttgCTGATTGTCCTTGTGCTGCTGGTTGTAGGTGGTATCAGACCTCTCCATCGTCAGTGGACCGCCCACCTTGGACATCAAACCAGGTCACACCGTCCCCTACACCGTGTCTGTGTCACCATGGAAACGAGGGAAACATACAGGtacttcattctctctctttctctctcggtctctctctttctctctgtctctcgctctctctctctccctctctctccttctttttctctctctgtctcggtctccctctccctgtctctctctctccctctctttctcggtctccctgtctctctctctttctctctctgtctctctctccctctctctttctctctctgtctctctctctctctctctctctctctctctctctctgtctctctctgtctcggtctcctctctctctctctctttctctctctgtctctctctctctcggtcttcctctccctgtctctctctctccctctctttctctctctgtcttggtctccctctccctgtctctctctctctctccctctctctttctctctctgtctctccctctctctgtctccctctctttctatttctgtctcggtctccctctctctccctctctctttctctctctgtcactctctctctcggtctccctctctctgtctctctctccctctctctgtctccctctctttctctttctgtctcggtctccctctctctctcgctctccctctctctttctctctctgtctctttctctctcggtcttcctctccctgtctctctctctccctctctttctctctctgtctcggtctccctct
This Oncorhynchus nerka isolate Pitt River unplaced genomic scaffold, Oner_Uvic_2.0 unplaced_scaffold_4348, whole genome shotgun sequence DNA region includes the following protein-coding sequences:
- the LOC115122972 gene encoding cilia and flagella-associated protein 47-like, with translation RLNGGTDCGEWEDGDLHCDPADECGVNEFFSPVRSVSLAAGQTETIELHYLPFHLGKRHCSVLLVSQQVGEQVYLVEGTADLPLSSPLTTKPSPNVVHVSSATSDGADPRPAVNLRCGVGSTLDEVVCVPLVNGLWERALATVGQQRMSPVEKKRRSLTHTLDSSTVRAGVAAAALTTSQSLLVPGPVQSQVVEYSLTVSLLSSSPCWSLIQSNSEVVMVPLRFHAHVAGRFRCQLVLQSWRDIRVYLLEAVVTAEGDHAQLEFTTPAHLSVTQDIPLGRLSLLNDTDGTDHSFTLRGVGERSLPLDHVVIHCSVRQVTHSTLQVPNYSQHPLTCQVVSDLSIVSGPPTLDIKPGHTVPYTVSVSPWKRGKHTGSMSFLAVESETGTGNESRQYEVWFSIEVICDPAPPLKVLAVHCAVQSSVAVEIPLSNPEAEPLELWVCLEGEDLSGDTLVCVPPQSSLNYTVTFSPAVVGKRTD